One Pseudonocardia abyssalis DNA segment encodes these proteins:
- the mftE gene encoding mycofactocin biosynthesis peptidyl-dipeptidase MftE: MTANRLGERAWTDLVGPRPTVLVPVGSLEQHGPHLPLDTDARIAAAVTRRAADGDPTLLVAPPLAYGASGEHEGFAGTLSIGHDALRAVLVELGRSAAQWAARLVFVNGHGGNLPTVPDAVAQLRHEGREVAWFGCAVPRGDAHAGRTETSIMLALDPSVVRIEALEPGNTAPLRDLLPVLVRGGVAAASPNGILGDPRGATAREGEDLLGDMVGQLRERLARWLPDDRGRLG; this comes from the coding sequence ACCGCCTCGGAGAACGCGCCTGGACCGACCTCGTCGGCCCGCGGCCCACCGTGCTCGTCCCCGTCGGATCCCTGGAGCAGCACGGTCCGCACCTGCCGCTGGACACCGACGCGCGCATCGCCGCCGCCGTCACCCGTCGGGCCGCCGACGGCGATCCGACGCTGCTCGTCGCACCGCCGCTGGCGTACGGGGCGTCCGGGGAGCACGAGGGGTTCGCCGGGACACTGTCGATCGGGCACGACGCCCTGCGCGCGGTGCTCGTCGAGCTGGGCCGCAGCGCGGCGCAGTGGGCGGCGCGGCTCGTGTTCGTCAACGGCCACGGCGGCAACCTCCCGACCGTGCCCGACGCCGTCGCGCAGCTCCGGCACGAGGGCCGCGAGGTCGCGTGGTTCGGGTGCGCCGTCCCGCGCGGTGACGCCCACGCGGGGCGCACCGAGACCTCGATCATGCTGGCGCTCGACCCGTCGGTCGTCCGGATCGAGGCGCTGGAACCCGGCAACACCGCCCCGCTGCGGGACCTGCTGCCCGTCCTGGTCCGTGGCGGGGTGGCCGCGGCCAGCCCCAACGGCATCCTCGGCGATCCCCGCGGCGCGACCGCGCGGGAGGGCGAGGACCTGCTCGGGGACATGGTCGGGCAGCTGCGCGAGCGCCTGGCCCGCTGGCTCCCCGACGACCGGGGCCGCCTCGGCTGA
- a CDS encoding alkaline phosphatase family protein has translation MHALGMPEPASDLVVEPVRAAALLLVDGLGRELLDAHAADAPFLASLPDAGPLTVGFPSSTSISLASLGTGLPPGAHGLLGITFRLDGELLDSLKWTSHGTGRPVDLRESQPPEQVQPAPTALERAAAAGIGVTVVSNQLFRGSGLTRAALRGGRFRGVHALGDLAAEVLAALAGPERRLCYGYHADLDAMGHLHGPGSLAWRLQLSQVDRLAERIVENLPPDAVLAVTGDHGMVSVDRIFDADTDEALQRGVLLLGGDPRARHVYARRGAADDVLAAWRAVLGDAAWVVPGEQAVADGWFGPVSPGMRDRVGDVVVATRGTTAVIRSEAEPLISTMPGQHGSLTSAEQLVPLLLATG, from the coding sequence ATGCACGCGCTGGGGATGCCGGAGCCGGCGTCGGACCTCGTCGTGGAGCCGGTGCGGGCGGCGGCGCTGCTGCTCGTCGACGGGCTGGGGCGCGAACTGCTCGACGCCCATGCCGCCGACGCCCCGTTCCTCGCCTCGCTGCCCGACGCCGGACCGCTGACCGTCGGCTTCCCGTCGAGCACCTCGATCAGCCTCGCGTCGCTGGGCACCGGGTTGCCACCGGGCGCGCACGGGCTGCTCGGCATCACCTTCCGCCTCGACGGCGAGCTGCTCGACTCCCTGAAGTGGACATCCCACGGCACCGGCCGCCCGGTCGACCTGCGGGAGTCGCAGCCGCCGGAGCAGGTCCAGCCCGCGCCCACCGCGCTGGAACGGGCGGCGGCCGCGGGGATCGGCGTCACCGTGGTCTCGAACCAGCTGTTCCGCGGTTCCGGGCTGACCCGCGCGGCGCTGCGCGGCGGGCGCTTCCGCGGCGTGCACGCGCTCGGCGACCTGGCCGCGGAGGTGCTCGCCGCACTGGCCGGCCCGGAGCGCAGGCTCTGCTACGGCTACCACGCAGACCTCGACGCGATGGGTCACCTGCACGGCCCCGGCAGCCTCGCCTGGCGGCTGCAGCTCTCCCAGGTCGACCGCCTGGCCGAGCGGATCGTGGAGAATCTGCCGCCCGACGCCGTCCTCGCGGTGACCGGTGACCACGGCATGGTGTCGGTCGACCGGATCTTCGACGCCGACACCGACGAGGCGCTGCAGCGCGGGGTCCTGCTGCTGGGCGGCGACCCCCGCGCCCGGCACGTCTACGCCCGCCGCGGCGCGGCCGACGACGTGCTGGCCGCGTGGCGGGCCGTCCTCGGCGACGCCGCCTGGGTGGTGCCCGGGGAGCAGGCCGTGGCCGACGGATGGTTCGGGCCGGTCTCGCCCGGGATGCGCGACCGGGTCGGCGACGTCGTGGTGGCCACCCGCGGCACGACCGCCGTCATCCGGTCCGAGGCCGAGCCGCTGATCTCGACGATGCCCGGCCAGCACGGCTCGCTCACCTCCGCCGAGCAGCTCGTACCGCTGCTGCTGGCTACCGGATGA
- the mftF gene encoding mycofactocin biosynthesis glycosyltransferase MftF (Members of this protein family, MftF, are glycosyltransferases, members of PF00535 (glycosyl transferase family 2). The encoding gene is found as part of the mycofactocin cassette, in Mycobacterium tuberculosis, many other Actinobacteria, and occasional members of other lineages. Mycofactocin itself, a putative redox carrier, is a heavily modified derivative of the C-terminal Val-Tyr dipeptide of the mycofactocin precursor MftA (TIGR03969).) produces the protein MPETVTRPGRPGAGPADTVLPDGLRVALDRRTRGVDDGAVLLGGAPPRMLKLAPAGRALLAGGAFTVDGPTSRALARRLLDVGIAHPVDGPPGPGPETVTVVVPVKDRVDGLLRLVAAIGEVGALVVVDDGSADPHAIRAAAGPRATVLRHEVSRGASAARNTGLRAATTPLVAFLDSDVEPEEGWLAPLLAVFADPAVGLAAPRIVALAPVVGWLGRYEAVHSSLDLGPDPALIVPRSRVAYVPSAAMVVRRDAVGDGFDEDMHVAEDVDLVLRLHAAGWRLRYAPGSRVAHDHRTALGKWWWRKAQYGTGAAPLALRHHGSVPPMVLSPTSAAVAGLALLARPWAVAAAGVVGAVAVERLSRRLDVRHPRATAARLVGLGSLGALSQTADAVTRHYWPLSLAACAVSRRARRRVLAIALAEGAVDWWRHRDRDVRVRPDPASHLLAHRLDDLAYGAGLWWGAAGYRTVAPLTPSGPSVRVGPNG, from the coding sequence ATGCCCGAGACGGTGACGCGACCGGGCCGACCGGGCGCGGGGCCGGCCGACACCGTGCTCCCCGACGGGCTCCGGGTGGCCCTGGACCGCCGCACCCGCGGCGTCGACGACGGTGCGGTGCTCCTCGGCGGGGCCCCACCACGGATGCTCAAGCTCGCCCCCGCCGGACGGGCCCTGCTCGCCGGGGGTGCGTTCACCGTCGACGGGCCGACATCCCGCGCGCTCGCCCGCCGCCTGCTCGACGTCGGCATCGCGCACCCGGTCGACGGGCCGCCCGGTCCGGGGCCGGAGACCGTCACCGTCGTCGTACCGGTGAAGGACCGCGTCGACGGGCTGCTGCGCCTCGTCGCGGCGATCGGGGAGGTGGGCGCTCTCGTCGTCGTCGACGACGGCTCCGCCGACCCGCACGCCATCCGCGCGGCCGCCGGGCCGCGGGCCACCGTGCTGCGCCACGAGGTGAGCCGTGGGGCGTCCGCCGCCCGCAACACCGGGCTGCGTGCCGCGACGACGCCGCTGGTCGCGTTCCTCGACTCCGACGTCGAGCCCGAGGAGGGCTGGCTGGCCCCGTTGCTCGCGGTGTTCGCCGACCCGGCCGTGGGGCTGGCCGCGCCGCGGATCGTCGCGCTCGCACCGGTCGTCGGCTGGTTGGGCCGCTACGAGGCCGTGCACTCCTCGCTCGACCTGGGCCCCGACCCCGCGCTGATCGTGCCGCGGTCCCGGGTCGCCTACGTACCGAGTGCGGCGATGGTGGTGCGCCGCGACGCCGTGGGCGACGGGTTCGACGAGGACATGCACGTCGCGGAGGACGTCGACCTCGTGCTGCGCCTGCACGCCGCAGGCTGGCGGCTGCGCTACGCCCCCGGCTCGCGCGTCGCCCACGACCACCGCACCGCGCTCGGGAAGTGGTGGTGGCGCAAGGCGCAGTACGGCACGGGTGCCGCCCCGCTCGCGCTGCGCCACCACGGATCGGTGCCGCCGATGGTGCTGAGCCCGACCTCGGCGGCCGTCGCCGGGCTGGCCCTGCTCGCGCGGCCGTGGGCGGTCGCCGCCGCGGGCGTCGTGGGGGCGGTGGCCGTCGAACGGCTCTCCCGCAGGCTCGACGTGCGGCACCCGCGGGCCACCGCGGCCCGGCTGGTCGGGCTCGGGTCGCTGGGGGCGCTCTCGCAGACCGCCGACGCCGTGACGCGCCACTACTGGCCGCTGTCGCTGGCCGCGTGCGCCGTCTCGCGCCGGGCCCGGCGACGGGTGCTCGCGATCGCGCTGGCCGAGGGGGCGGTCGACTGGTGGCGCCACCGCGACCGCGACGTCCGTGTCCGCCCGGACCCGGCCTCACACCTGCTCGCCCACCGCCTCGACGACCTCGCCTACGGCGCGGGGCTCTGGTGGGGCGCCGCGGGGTACCGCACCGTCGCTCCGCTGACGCCGTCCGGGCCGTCCGTCAGGGTTGGTCCAAATGGTTGA
- a CDS encoding (2Fe-2S)-binding protein, which translates to MAQVRVTVDGVNYADDVEPRTLLVHYLRERLGKTGTLVGCDTSNCGACTVHLNGQSVKSCSVLAVQADGAEVTTIEGIARDGKLHPVQEAFNEKHALQCGYCTPGMIMQAIDLLGDNPDPDEHEVREGIEGNLCRCTGYQNIVRAVQSAAQKMKPGAHAQTDAPVSVAGGGN; encoded by the coding sequence ATGGCACAGGTCCGGGTCACCGTCGACGGCGTGAACTACGCCGACGACGTCGAGCCCCGTACGTTGTTGGTCCACTACCTGAGGGAACGCCTCGGCAAGACCGGCACCCTCGTGGGGTGTGACACCAGCAACTGCGGTGCATGCACCGTGCACCTCAACGGCCAGAGCGTGAAGTCGTGCTCGGTCCTCGCGGTCCAGGCGGACGGCGCTGAGGTCACCACGATCGAGGGCATCGCCCGCGACGGCAAGCTGCACCCCGTGCAGGAAGCCTTCAACGAGAAGCACGCCCTGCAGTGCGGCTACTGCACGCCGGGCATGATCATGCAGGCCATCGACCTGCTCGGGGACAACCCCGACCCCGACGAGCACGAGGTCCGTGAGGGCATCGAGGGCAACCTCTGCCGGTGCACGGGCTACCAGAACATCGTCCGGGCGGTGCAGTCGGCGGCGCAGAAGATGAAGCCCGGCGCGCACGCCCAGACCGACGCCCCGGTCTCCGTGGCCGGAGGGGGTAACTGA
- a CDS encoding xanthine dehydrogenase family protein molybdopterin-binding subunit — translation MTTTADPTTLEFGKARTRKEDARLITGRTKFTDSINLNGMLHLHVVRSPLAHATITGVDKSAAEASPGVIGVYTAADLGVEAVGLPCAWPITPDMKAPQRPLLATTTVHFAGEGVAVVLARSAAEARDAADLVEVDYEPLEPVLNMEDAIKEGATLVHPDLGTNENATWVFDSGAAGTGEDVAAAIAAAEADPDSIVLKRRFIQQRLIPAFMEPRACVVDPTGEQITVWAATQVPHILRTMTTVTLGVPESKLRVIAPDVGGGFGGKIGVLPEEMLCVVLAQKTGKPIKWNETRSESLLAAHHGRDQIQDLTITAKRDGTVTGLDVHLLADMGAYLGLVGPGVPILGAFMFNSIYKFPALKFTCTNVFTTKTLTDAYRGAGRPEATFGIERIMDELAVELGIEPMELRKKNWITHEEFPFTTVVGLTYDSGNYEQATAQAMESFDYAGLRREQAERRANGDKVQLGIGISTFTEMCGLAPSRVLGSLAYGAGGWEAASIRMLATGKVEVITGASAHGQGHETAFSQIVADQLGVPFEDVEILHGDTQISPKGLDTYGSRSLVVGGIAIVKAAEKVVAKAKKIAAHLLEASEDDIEFSAGTFTVKGTDKGKAIQEIAFAAFMAHDYPEDMEPNLDADAVYDPENFSFPHGTHLAAVEIDTETGHVDLRKYVCVDDIGTVVNPLIVEGQVHGGLAQGIAQALFEEANYDDQGTLVNGTFVDYTLPSAADLPNFDTATVSTPATSNPLGVKGVGEAGTIASTPAIVNSVIDALRHLGVTNVEMPCTSQRVWRAIQAAKGVSTTETDVATHSPGAGLGSIDPNNPQGETES, via the coding sequence ATGACGACCACCGCTGATCCCACCACGCTCGAGTTCGGCAAGGCGCGCACCCGCAAGGAGGACGCGCGCCTGATCACCGGCCGGACCAAGTTCACCGACTCCATCAACCTCAACGGCATGCTGCACCTGCACGTGGTGCGCTCGCCGCTGGCGCACGCCACGATCACCGGTGTCGACAAGTCCGCCGCCGAGGCCTCGCCCGGCGTCATCGGCGTCTACACGGCCGCCGACCTGGGTGTCGAGGCCGTCGGCCTGCCCTGCGCCTGGCCGATCACGCCCGACATGAAGGCCCCGCAGCGCCCGCTGCTCGCCACCACCACCGTGCACTTCGCCGGTGAGGGCGTGGCCGTGGTGCTCGCCCGCTCCGCCGCCGAGGCGCGCGACGCGGCCGACCTCGTCGAGGTCGACTACGAGCCGCTCGAGCCCGTCCTCAACATGGAGGACGCGATCAAGGAGGGTGCCACGCTGGTCCACCCGGACCTGGGCACCAACGAGAACGCCACCTGGGTCTTCGACTCGGGCGCGGCCGGCACCGGCGAGGACGTCGCCGCGGCCATCGCCGCCGCCGAGGCCGACCCGGACTCGATCGTCCTCAAGCGCCGCTTCATCCAGCAGCGCCTGATCCCGGCGTTCATGGAGCCGCGCGCGTGCGTCGTCGACCCGACCGGTGAGCAGATCACCGTCTGGGCCGCCACGCAGGTCCCGCACATCCTGCGCACCATGACCACGGTCACGCTGGGCGTCCCGGAGTCCAAGCTGCGCGTCATCGCCCCCGACGTGGGCGGCGGCTTCGGCGGCAAGATCGGCGTCCTGCCCGAGGAGATGCTCTGCGTCGTCCTCGCGCAGAAGACCGGCAAGCCGATCAAGTGGAACGAGACCCGCTCGGAGTCCCTGCTCGCCGCGCACCACGGCCGCGACCAGATCCAGGACCTGACGATCACCGCCAAGCGCGACGGCACGGTCACCGGCCTCGACGTCCACCTGCTCGCCGACATGGGCGCCTACCTCGGCCTCGTCGGCCCGGGTGTGCCGATCCTCGGCGCGTTCATGTTCAACTCGATCTACAAGTTCCCGGCGCTGAAGTTCACCTGCACCAACGTGTTCACCACGAAGACGCTCACCGACGCCTACCGCGGCGCCGGTCGTCCCGAGGCCACGTTCGGCATCGAGCGGATCATGGACGAGCTCGCGGTCGAGCTCGGCATCGAGCCGATGGAGCTGCGCAAGAAGAACTGGATCACCCACGAGGAGTTCCCGTTCACCACGGTCGTGGGTCTGACCTACGACTCGGGCAACTACGAGCAGGCCACCGCCCAGGCGATGGAGTCCTTCGACTACGCGGGCCTGCGCCGCGAGCAGGCCGAGCGCCGCGCCAACGGCGACAAGGTGCAGCTCGGCATCGGCATCTCGACGTTCACCGAGATGTGCGGCCTCGCGCCGTCCCGCGTGCTCGGCTCGCTGGCCTACGGCGCCGGTGGCTGGGAGGCCGCCAGCATCCGGATGCTCGCCACCGGCAAGGTCGAGGTCATCACCGGTGCGTCCGCGCACGGGCAGGGCCACGAGACGGCGTTCAGCCAGATCGTCGCCGACCAGCTCGGCGTGCCGTTCGAGGACGTCGAGATCCTGCACGGCGACACGCAGATCTCGCCGAAGGGCCTCGACACCTACGGCTCGCGCTCGCTGGTCGTCGGCGGCATCGCGATCGTCAAGGCCGCGGAGAAGGTCGTCGCCAAGGCCAAGAAGATCGCCGCGCACCTGCTCGAGGCGTCCGAGGACGACATCGAGTTCTCGGCCGGCACGTTCACGGTCAAGGGCACCGACAAGGGCAAGGCCATCCAGGAGATCGCGTTCGCCGCCTTCATGGCGCACGACTATCCCGAGGACATGGAGCCCAACCTCGACGCCGACGCCGTCTACGACCCGGAGAACTTCTCGTTCCCGCACGGCACGCACCTCGCGGCCGTCGAGATCGACACCGAGACCGGGCACGTCGACCTCCGCAAGTACGTCTGCGTCGACGACATCGGCACCGTCGTCAACCCGCTGATCGTCGAGGGCCAGGTGCACGGCGGTCTCGCCCAGGGCATCGCGCAGGCCCTGTTCGAGGAGGCGAACTACGACGACCAGGGCACCCTGGTCAACGGCACGTTCGTCGACTACACCCTGCCGTCCGCGGCCGACCTGCCCAACTTCGACACCGCCACGGTGTCGACGCCGGCCACGTCGAACCCGCTGGGCGTCAAGGGCGTCGGCGAGGCGGGCACCATCGCCTCGACGCCGGCCATCGTCAACAGCGTCATCGACGCGCTGCGCCACCTGGGCGTGACGAACGTCGAGATGCCCTGCACCTCGCAGCGCGTGTGGCGGGCCATCCAGGCCGCCAAGGGCGTCAGCACCACCGAGACCGACGTCGCCACCCACAGCCCGGGTGCCGGCCTCGGCTCGATCGACCCGAACAACCCGCAGGGAGAGACCGAGTCGTGA
- a CDS encoding FAD binding domain-containing protein yields MIPSKFDYVKPASVAEAITALEQGGDDAKILGGGQSLIPVLRLRLAAPSVIIDLGGIAELRGIREDGDKIAIGAMTVYHDIVRDDLVKQHVNLLAQATETVADNQVRHRGTLGGSLAHADPAGDLGAVALALEAELVIAGSGGTRTVSAQEFFVDYFTTAIGEGEILTEIRFPKYTGWGSHYEKFNRTAQAWSMCAVAAAIKVDGGTISQARVGLTNMGTTPIRATGVEQALVGQAATADSIRAAAERATEGTAAPSDADAAADYREHLAKVLTGRAVLAAAG; encoded by the coding sequence GTGATCCCCTCCAAGTTCGACTACGTCAAGCCTGCATCCGTCGCGGAGGCGATCACGGCCCTGGAGCAGGGCGGGGACGACGCCAAGATCCTCGGCGGCGGCCAGAGCCTGATCCCGGTGCTCCGGCTGCGCCTCGCGGCGCCGTCGGTGATCATCGACCTCGGCGGGATCGCCGAGCTCCGTGGGATCCGCGAGGACGGCGACAAGATCGCCATCGGCGCGATGACCGTCTACCACGACATCGTCCGGGACGACCTCGTCAAGCAGCACGTCAACCTGCTCGCCCAGGCCACGGAGACGGTGGCCGACAACCAGGTCCGCCACCGCGGGACCCTCGGCGGGTCGCTGGCCCACGCCGACCCCGCCGGTGACCTGGGTGCGGTCGCGCTCGCTCTGGAGGCCGAGCTGGTCATCGCCGGTTCCGGCGGCACCCGCACGGTGTCGGCGCAGGAGTTCTTCGTCGACTACTTCACCACCGCCATCGGCGAGGGCGAGATCCTCACCGAGATCCGGTTCCCGAAGTACACCGGGTGGGGCAGCCACTACGAGAAGTTCAACCGCACGGCGCAGGCCTGGTCGATGTGTGCGGTCGCGGCGGCCATCAAGGTCGACGGCGGCACCATCTCGCAGGCCCGCGTCGGGCTGACGAACATGGGCACCACGCCGATCCGCGCCACCGGCGTGGAGCAGGCGCTCGTGGGCCAGGCCGCCACCGCGGACTCGATCCGCGCCGCGGCCGAGCGTGCGACGGAGGGCACGGCGGCACCGAGTGACGCCGACGCCGCCGCGGACTACCGTGAGCACCTGGCCAAGGTGCTGACCGGCCGCGCGGTGCTGGCCGCCGCGGGCTGA
- a CDS encoding SRPBCC family protein, whose product MQLENKFTIEAPIEKAWVALNTPDMIAPCFPGATLTEYEGESFSGTVKVKLGPISLTYKGKGTYIDRDDANHTVKIEASGRDSRGNGTANATVTGTMVADGPNKTAVTMVTDMTITGRPAQFGRGVISDVADKIIGQFAACVAKKLSPEAEAPAESAPAPVADAPAGTNGTAAAGPALSSTPASSGVTATAPAARQFTPMKSEIDAIDLLDTAGSPVLKRLAPVLGGGALLFLIVFLIRRARA is encoded by the coding sequence ATGCAGTTGGAGAACAAGTTCACCATCGAGGCACCCATCGAGAAGGCGTGGGTCGCGCTCAACACCCCCGACATGATCGCGCCGTGCTTCCCGGGCGCCACGCTCACCGAGTACGAGGGCGAGTCGTTCAGCGGCACCGTCAAGGTGAAGCTGGGCCCGATCTCGCTCACCTACAAGGGCAAGGGCACCTACATCGACCGCGACGATGCCAACCACACCGTGAAGATCGAGGCCAGCGGTCGCGACTCCCGCGGCAACGGCACCGCGAACGCCACCGTCACCGGCACGATGGTCGCCGACGGTCCGAACAAGACCGCGGTCACGATGGTCACCGACATGACGATCACCGGGCGCCCCGCGCAGTTCGGCCGCGGTGTCATCTCCGACGTCGCCGACAAGATCATCGGTCAGTTCGCGGCGTGCGTGGCGAAGAAGCTGTCGCCCGAGGCGGAGGCCCCCGCGGAGTCCGCCCCGGCCCCCGTCGCCGACGCCCCGGCCGGCACGAACGGCACCGCGGCCGCGGGCCCGGCCCTGTCGTCGACCCCGGCGTCGTCCGGTGTCACGGCCACCGCGCCCGCCGCGCGGCAGTTCACCCCGATGAAGAGCGAGATCGACGCGATCGACCTGCTCGACACCGCGGGTTCGCCCGTCCTCAAGCGCCTCGCCCCGGTCCTCGGCGGCGGCGCGCTGCTGTTCCTGATCGTCTTCCTGATCCGGCGCGCCCGCGCCTGA